Within the Micromonospora citrea genome, the region CCGCGCCGCGGCGCTGAGCGTCACGCCGGCCCGGCTGACCATCGCCGCCGGCGGACGGGCGACCGCGACCGTACGGCTGGACACCGCGGCGACCCGGCCGAACCAGTACGCCGGGTTGCTCACGGCGGCCGGCGCCGGACTGCGACTGCGGACCCCCGTCGGCCTCAGCGTGACCCCGCCGGTGCACACCCTCACCATCGAGGCGACCGACCGCGACGGCCGGCCGGCGACCGGATTCGCCAACCGGGCCGAGCTGTGGAACCTCGACACGGGCGAGCAGCACTACGGGTTCTTCGCCGACGGCCGGGCGACGCTGGAACTGCCCGCCGGCCGGTACTCGCTGATGGCGCTCCTGCACAGCCTGGACGGCGCCGGCGTCGAGAAGGACCTCACCCTGGCGGGCGACCCGGAGCTGGTCGTCGACGCCGACCGCACCCTGCGGCTCGACGCCCGCGCCGGCAACGAGATCCGCGTCGACGTGGCGGACCCGACCGTGGTCGGCCGCAGCGCCGTGTCGTGGCAGCGCACCGCCGGCAGCCGGTCGAACCTGTCCGGCTGGGCCTTCAACCCGTCGCACGTCCGGCGGGTCTACGCGGTACCGACCCGGCCGGTCTCCACCGGGACGTTCCAGTTCTTCAGCCGGTGGGACCTCAGCGCCCCCGAGCTGACCGCCGAGGTGACCGGCGCCGGCGGCTTCCGCCTGGACCGTCCGCTGCCGGTGGACTTCGCGCCGCTGTTCGACGGGACCCGCACGCTGCCGCTGGTCGACGGCGGCGACGGCGCTCCGGCCGGGCTGGGCGGCGCCCGCGGCGCGGCGCTGCTGCTGCGGTACGCCGGTGAGGAGGCCGTCGCCGAGCAGTTGCGCGCCGCCGCCGAGGCCGGCGCCGTGGTGGTGCTCCTCGCCCCCGCCGAGCCCGGCAGGATCTACCCGAGCGGCTACGGCTCGTCGGTGCCGGCCTACCAGATCGAGTACGCCGACGGCCTGCGGCTGCGCGAGCGGTTGGCCGCCGGGACGGTGGACCTCGCCCTGACCGGCGTGGCCCGCAGCCCGTACCACTACGACCTGCTGCTGGCCGAGCCGGGCGGTATTCCGGCCGACCTGCACTACACGGCGGGGGAGTTGGCGCTGGCCACGGTGGAGAGCGAGTTCCACCAGCACGGGACGCAGATGCGGGCGCTGGACTCGCGGGCGGGCTACCCGGACGGGGTGAGCGTCGCGTTCGAGTTCAACCGGCCGGTGACCGCCGCGCAGCGGCGCACCGACCACGTCAACACCGGCGGTGTGCTCTGGCGCGCCCGGGCCACCGCCGAGGGCGAGAACCTGGGCAGGACCCAGGGCACCATGTACGGCCCCCTGCGGGCGTACCGGCCCGGCGAGCGGGCCCGCCAGGTGTGGTTCCCGGCCCTGACCCGGCCCGCCGTCCCGAGGGGCACGCCCAACTACGCGTACGGCACCCCCGTCAACCGGTGGCACGACAGCATCCGGGTGGCCGTGCCGCAGTACGCCGACGGCGACGCCGGGTCGTACGGCTGGATCGACGGCGGCTCCGACCGGGCGCGGTTGACGCTGCGCCGCGGCGGGCAGGTCGTGGGCACCACCACCGGATCGTCCCGGCAGTTCACGGTCGGCCCGGGCAACGGGACGTACCGCCTGACGCTGGACGTCGCCCGGGACACGTTCCGGGACCGGGTCTGGTGGACCACCTCGACCGCGACGTCGACGACCTGGACGTTCCGGTCGAGCCGGCCCAGGGGCGACGAGCCGCAGGTGCTGGCGCTGCCGCAGGTCCGGTACGACCTGCGGACGGACCTGTCCAACTCGGTCCGCGCCGATCGGCCGTACCCGCTGACGCTCAGCCCCGGCTACCAGCCGGGCGCGGCCGGGCCCGGCCGGTTCGAGACCACCGTGTGGGTGTCCTACGACGACGGCGCCCACTGGCGGAGGGTGCCGACCCGGGGCCTTGGGACGGTGACGGCGACGATGCCGGCGGCGCCGGCCGACGCGCGGTTCGCCACCGTCCGGGTCACCGCCACCGACCGCGCCGGCAACCGGATCGACCAGACCGTCACCCGCGCCTGGAAGGTGACGCCCTGACCTGACAGGTCGGACGGGCCGGAACGCGCCGCCGCGACGGCCCGACGACACCGTGGAGAGCGGTCCGCAAGTGGCTCTCCACGGCCGGCGGTGCCGGGCGACCCCACCCTCGTCGCCCGGCACCGCCCACGCGGGATCCTCCTCGACCCTGTTCGGCGAGGCGGACCGATGAGTCCGGCGTCGGCGGGCAGTCTTCGTTACGGCAGACGTCTGCGACTTCCCGCACAGGAGGATCCATGAGTACCACCGAGCGGCGCGGCCCGGTGAAGGCCGCCATCACCGTGTCACTGGACGGCTACGTCACCGGTCCCGACGATCGGGCGGGCCAGGGCCTCGGCGTCGGCGGCGAGCGGCTGCACCACTGGGTGATGGGCGGCCCGTGGACCTACGACACGGACCACGAACCCGGCGCCGGCATGACCGACCCGGACCGCGCCTACTACGACACGCTGCTCGAGGGGACGGGCGCCGCCCTCTGCGGCCGGGGCATGTACGACAGCGCCGGCGCCTGGGGCGGCCGGAACCCGTTCGAGGGCACCCTGGTCGTGCTCACCCACCGCACCGAGGACCAGCCCGACCCGAGCACCGGTTTCCTGATGGTCGACGGGTTCGACGAGGCGCTGGCGGCGGCACGACGGGCGGCCGGCGACGGCGGCGTCGCCATCGGCGGGGGTGCTGACGTCATCCGGCAGGCGCTCCGGGCGGGGGTGGTCGACGAACTCGGCATCTCCACCGCTCCGGTCGTGCTCGGCGGCGGGAAGCGGCTCTTCGAGGGCTTCGACCGGGACATCGACCTCAAGATCCTTGCGGTCCACCAGTCGCCGTACGCCGTCCACACCCGGTACGCCGTCGTGCGCTGAACGCCCCGGTCCGGCAGGACGGACCGACGTGCCGGGCCCGCCGGCGTTCGACGGCCGGGCCCGGCACCGGCTCCGCCACCGACGCCGACCGGGGGGCGCGGACGCGCCCTACGACGTCGTGGCGTCCGCGCGGTCACCGCAGTTCGGAGCGGGCGACACGGTAGTGCGACGGCGAGACGCCGTAGGCGCCGAGGAACGCCTGGCGCAGGGCCTCGACGGTGCCGAAGCCGCAGCGCCCCGCCACCGCCTCCACCGTCAGGTCGGTGCGGGTGAGCAGATGCGCGGCCGCCTCCACCCTGGCCCGCCGCACGAAGCTGCCCGGTGCCACCCCGGTCTCCCGGCGGAACAGCCGGGCGAGGTGCCGCTCGCTGACCCCGGCGAGCCGGGCC harbors:
- a CDS encoding S8 family serine peptidase, yielding MFSSLRRVLAAAVAVAAVVAVAPPPATAFTADAVASTAAPGSLYRITLINGDVVRLTRFADGRQEATIDDRGRPDRRGFQLSHRDGDVYVVPDEALPYVSAGVLDEALFNVTDLVADGFHDAASPTLPLLVAGAPATAGARAAVPDTPPGVTRTRVLPSIGAVAVTERKSELRALWQALTSGPRTLAAGERRVWLDRRLRADLVDSVPRIGAPAAWKAGYDGRGVTVAVLDSGYDPTHPDLAGRVAAAADFTDTDGAAVDRFGHGTHVAATIAGSGKAGRAGGRGVAPGARLLVGKVLDDTGYGDVSAVIAGMEWAVRQGARVVNVSLGGPSYGGTDPVSEAVDALSASSDALFVVSAGNSGPGPQTVGTPGIATAALTVGAVSDQGELADFSSRGPRLDDGAVKPEVTAPGVEIVAARAAGTSLGQVVDRSYTAMSGTSMAAPHVAGAAALLAQARPDWRPEQLKAALVTSATPTGGAPVAQQGAGRVDVPAALGQTVHADTASVVLGRVPAGSGPRTADVVYTNTSRKPVTLDLTVAATDAGATGRAAALSVTPARLTIAAGGRATATVRLDTAATRPNQYAGLLTAAGAGLRLRTPVGLSVTPPVHTLTIEATDRDGRPATGFANRAELWNLDTGEQHYGFFADGRATLELPAGRYSLMALLHSLDGAGVEKDLTLAGDPELVVDADRTLRLDARAGNEIRVDVADPTVVGRSAVSWQRTAGSRSNLSGWAFNPSHVRRVYAVPTRPVSTGTFQFFSRWDLSAPELTAEVTGAGGFRLDRPLPVDFAPLFDGTRTLPLVDGGDGAPAGLGGARGAALLLRYAGEEAVAEQLRAAAEAGAVVVLLAPAEPGRIYPSGYGSSVPAYQIEYADGLRLRERLAAGTVDLALTGVARSPYHYDLLLAEPGGIPADLHYTAGELALATVESEFHQHGTQMRALDSRAGYPDGVSVAFEFNRPVTAAQRRTDHVNTGGVLWRARATAEGENLGRTQGTMYGPLRAYRPGERARQVWFPALTRPAVPRGTPNYAYGTPVNRWHDSIRVAVPQYADGDAGSYGWIDGGSDRARLTLRRGGQVVGTTTGSSRQFTVGPGNGTYRLTLDVARDTFRDRVWWTTSTATSTTWTFRSSRPRGDEPQVLALPQVRYDLRTDLSNSVRADRPYPLTLSPGYQPGAAGPGRFETTVWVSYDDGAHWRRVPTRGLGTVTATMPAAPADARFATVRVTATDRAGNRIDQTVTRAWKVTP
- a CDS encoding dihydrofolate reductase family protein translates to MSTTERRGPVKAAITVSLDGYVTGPDDRAGQGLGVGGERLHHWVMGGPWTYDTDHEPGAGMTDPDRAYYDTLLEGTGAALCGRGMYDSAGAWGGRNPFEGTLVVLTHRTEDQPDPSTGFLMVDGFDEALAAARRAAGDGGVAIGGGADVIRQALRAGVVDELGISTAPVVLGGGKRLFEGFDRDIDLKILAVHQSPYAVHTRYAVVR